The following coding sequences lie in one Arachis stenosperma cultivar V10309 chromosome 5, arast.V10309.gnm1.PFL2, whole genome shotgun sequence genomic window:
- the LOC130982655 gene encoding methyl jasmonate esterase 1-like: MEKEKESNKKRRHFVLVHGACHGGWCWYKVSALLKSGGHKVTAPDMAASGIHPKKVEELASITEYVEPLMELLESLPSESEERVILVGHSFGGICISMAMEMFPKKIAAAVFLSAFMPSPDRGFLTLYQEYNQRLDSNMDSKILFDENAHNTINPNGSMIFGPQFLASKLYQLSPVEDMTLAMSLLRPTRVYGDQEMLREQTRVTRDKYGSVAKIYIVCEQDQVLKKDFQLSMIEGNPEIEVKNIAEADHMPMFSKPQELFSYLHHIANTFY, from the exons ATGGAAAAGGAGAAGGAGAGcaacaagaagagaaggcaTTTTGTGTTGGTTCATGGTGCCTGCCATGGCGGTTGGTGCTGGTATAAGGTATCTGCTTTGTTGAAATCTGGTGGTCACAAAGTGACAGCCCCGGACATGGCTGCCTCCGGTATCCATCCAAAGAAGGTTGAAGAGCTGGCTTCCATAACCGAATATGTGGAGCCACTGATGGAGTTGCTGGAATCTCTGCCTTCAGAGTCAGAGGAGAGAGTGATATTGGTGGGTCACAGCTTCGGCGGTATCTGCATATCCATGGCCATGGAAATGTTTCCCAAAAAGATTGCAGCTGCTGTCTTTCTATCTGCTTTCATGCCTTCTCCCGACCGAGGCTTTCTCACTCTCTACCAAGAG TATAACCAAAGACTGGACTCTAATATGGACTCGAAGATTCTGTTTGACGAGAACGCCCACAATACTATTAACCCAAATGGATCTATGATATTTGGGCCTCAATTCTTAGCATCCAAGTTATATCAACTGTCTCCAGTTGAG GATATGACCCTAGCAATGTCATTGCTTAGACCAACACGTGTCTATGGAGACCAAGAAATGTTACGAGAGCAAACAAGAGTTACAAGGGACAAGTATGGTAGTGTGGCCAAAATATACATAGTGTGCGAACAAGACCAAGTGTTGAAGAAGGATTTTCAACTGTCAATGATTGAAGGGAACCCAGAAATCGAAGTGAAAAATATTGCTGAAGCTGATCATATGCCCATGTTCTCTAAACCTCAAGAGCTTTTCTCTTACCTTCACCACATTGCAAACACCTTTTATTAA
- the LOC130979894 gene encoding L-ascorbate oxidase homolog: protein MGRSTSMLHSLCLVVALLCVCVVEAEDAYKFYTWTVTYGTLSPLATPQQVILINGQFPGPRLDLVTNDNVVLNLINKLDEPFLITWNGIKQRKNSWQDGVLGTNCAIPPNSNYTYKFQTKDQIGTFSYFPSTAFHKAAGGFGGLNVYHRSVIPIPYPNPAGDFTLLIGDWFKTNHKTLRQTLDSGRSLGLPDGLLINGQTRPTFTGNQGQTYMFRISNVGLSTSINFRIQGHKLKLVECEGSHTLQNFYDSLDVHVGQSVSLLVTLDQPPKDYYIVASTRFTTKDLTTTAVLHYANSGSPASGPLPPAPPANKYDWSMQQATSYRWNLSANAARPNPQGSFHYGKITPTKRFLFASTAPLINGKLRYAVNSVSYVNSDTPLKLADHFNIPGVFDTSSLQSNPSNGAARIATSVVPTALHDFIEVVFQNNENAMQSWHLDGYDFWVVGYGFGQWSPNSRNTYNLVDALTRHTAQVYPNSWTAILVSLDNQGMWNMRSSIWERQYLGQQFYLRVWNAQQSLANEYNIPNNALLCGKAVGRHP, encoded by the exons ATGGGAAGAAGCACAAGCATGTTACACTCGCTGTGTCTCGTTGTTGCTttgttgtgtgtgtgtgtagtGGAAGCAGAAGATGCATACAAGTTCTACACATGGACGGTTACTTATGGCACTCTTTCTCCACTTGCTACTCCACAACAG gttatcctcatcaatggccAGTTTCCTGGTCCAAGGCTTGACCTGGTAACCAACGACAATGTAGTTCTCAACCTCATCAACAAGCTTGACGAGCCATTTTTGATTACTTG GAATGGAATTAAGCAAAGGAAGAACTCATGGCAAGATGGAGTGTTGGGAACAAACTGTGCCATTCCTCCAAACTCAAACTACACATACAAGTTTCAAACCAAGGATCAGATTGGCACCTTTTCCTACTTTCCATCAACTGCATTTCACAAAGCCGCTGGAGGATTTGGAGGACTCAATGTCTATCACAGATCTGTCATCCCAATCCCTTATCCAAACCCTGCTGGTGATTTCACTTTGCTCATTGGTGATTGGTTCAAGACCAACCACAAG ACATTAAGGCAGACTTTGGATTCTGGAAGATCTCTTGGACTTCCGGATGGCCTTCTCATCAATGGCCAAACACGCCCTACATTTACCGGCAACCAGG GACAAACCTATATGTTCAGGATCTCAAATGTGGGGTTGTCAACCTCAATCAACTTCAGAATTCAGGGTCATAAACTGAAACTAGTTGAGTGTGAGGGATCACACACTCTACAGAACTTTTATGACTCACTTGATGTGCATGTTGGCCAATCAGTTTCTCTGTTGGTAACCTTGGACCAACCCCCAAAGGATTATTACATTGTTGCCTCAACAAGATTCACCACAAAAGATCTCACAACAACTGCTGTGCTTCACTATGCAAACTCAGGTTCCCCTGCATCTGGACCCTTGCCTCCTGCTCCCCCTGCTAATAAATATGACTGGTCCATGCAACAAGCTACAAGCTACAG ATGGAATCTGTCAGCAAATGCTGCTAGGCCTAACCCACAAGGATCATTTCACTATGGAAAGATAACTCCTACAAAGAGGTTTTTGTTTGCCAGTACAGCACCCTTGATCAATGGAAAGCTCCGGTATGCTGTTAACTCGGTCTCTTATGTGAACTCTGATACCCCTCTGAAGCTTGCTGATCACTTCAACATCCCCGGAGTTTTCGACACGAGTTCCCTCCAAAGCAATCCCTCGAATGGCGCAGCACGCATTGCTACCTCGGTGGTCCCAACTGCTCTCCATGATTTCATTGAGGTTGTTTTCCAGAACAATGAAAATGCCATGCAGTCTTGGCATCTTGATGGCTATGATTTTTGGGTTGTTGG TTATGGTTTCGGCCAGTGGTCACCCAACAGTAGAAATACATATAATCTTGTGGACGCTCTGACCAGACACACTGCCCAG GTGTATCCAAACTCTTGGACTGCAATATTGGTGTCCTTGGATAACCAAGGTATGTGGAATATGAGGTCCTCAATATGGGAGAGGCAATATCTTGGGCAACAATTCTATCTGAGGGTGTGGAATGCACAGCAAAGCCTTGCCAATGAATATAACATTCCCAATAATGCACTCCTTTGTGGCAAAGCCGTGGGACGCCACCCCTAG
- the LOC130980385 gene encoding protein MAIN-LIKE 2-like yields the protein MPLHDRIVLYLEMAGLYHLARLNTRWFWLNEPLVSAFIERCLTNFEKFMEEDKSAWEWFQELFGELPPQNKVKQYIVHFTWFHERFRVLSDDAMEETVRIYARAYIMMLFSTQLFSDKSGNRVHIRWLPFVARLDDMGSYSWGSAALAWLYRYMCRVANRNVMNLAGLLQLLQSWIFWRFPSLKPRGFDTYSFSLASRWATYLPTSHRKEERVVQCRLALDRLGN from the exons ATGCCTCTGCATGACAGGATCGTACTGTATCTGGAGATGGCCGGTTTGTACCACCTAGCGAGGCTCAACACCAGGTGGTTCTGGTTGAACGAGCCCTTAGTCAGCGCTTTCATTGAGAG ATGCCTTACAAATTTTGAGAAGTTTATGGAAGAAGACAAATCGGCATGGGAATGGTTTCAGGAACTGTTTGGCGAGCTTCCACCACAGAATAAGGTCAAGCAGTATATAGTCCACTTCACCTGGTTTCATGAGAGGTTCAGGGTGCTGTCAGATGATGCTATGGAGGAGACCGTACGCATATATGCACGGGCTTATATTATGATGTTGTTTTCCACTCAGTTGTTCAGTGACAAGAGTGGAAACCGGGTTCATATACGGTGGTTGCCCTTTGTGGCGAGGCTTGATGATATGGGTAGCTATAGCTGGGGGTCGGCAGCGTTGGCCTGGCTATATCGTTACATGTGTCGGGTGGCCAACAGAAATGTGATGAACTTGGCAGGCCTCCTACAGCTACTGCAGTCATGGATTTTCTGGCGGTTTCCTAGCCTCAAGCCGCGGGGATTCGACACATATTCCTTCTCATTGGCTTCCAG GTGGGCCACCTACTTGCCGACATCCCACCGCAAGGAGGAGAGAGTCGTCCAGTGTCGCCTAGCGTTGGACCGATTAGGCAATTGA
- the LOC130982120 gene encoding dof zinc finger protein DOF3.2-like encodes MIQELFAGAGFVAPPDKKYSINNNNLISNNGGGGGGLLLPPTPPPSSSSSTPTSTVVAATSSTSSENLRCPRCDSSNTKFCYYNNYNLTQPRHFCKTCRRYWTKGGALRNVPIGGGCRKNKNIGVSNSSAAKAASTTPKMKAMVASELRRSSSSPLGIDHHDLPAGPILWGSPQNSHLLALLRAGQSQNPNPNPNSMLMNGVSVKEERNYNMVSSTAVEPLMMNNNIPRTTLGYDGVGVGHIPQLDLCSSLWRSNNNNNQDHQPAAAATSFLLSEQHQTSSNGIQQLYHKLRSTPNNYATHNNSSPIFMPNMAASSSSSSLSTILESSSVSTAELGCWNNPTLPWLSDLPAATNGAYPN; translated from the coding sequence ATGATTCAAGAACTCTTCGCTGGTGCTGGTTTTGTAGCACCTCCTGACAAGAAATACTccattaacaacaacaatcttATTAGTAATaatggaggaggaggaggaggacttCTCTTACCACCAACACcaccaccttcttcttcttcttctacaccTACTTCTACGGTTGTGGCCGCCACCTCATCAACTAGTTCGGAGAATCTGAGGTGTCCGCGATGCGATTCATCCAACACAAAGTTCTGTTACTACAACAACTACAACCTCACTCAGCCTCGCCATTTCTGCAAGACATGCCGAAGGTACTGGACCAAAGGTGGTGCTCTCAGGAACGTCCCCATCGGCGGTGGCTGCCGGAAAAATAAGAACATCGGTGTCTCCAACTCCTCAGCGGCAAAGGCTGCAAGCACCACCCCGAAGATGAAAGCTATGGTGGCATCAGAGCTCAGAAGATCATCATCGTCGCCGCTTGGAATCGACCACCACGATCTTCCAGCAGGACCAATCCTATGGGGATCTCCACAGAATAGTCATCTATTGGCGTTACTCCGAGCTGGCCAGAGccaaaaccctaaccctaaccctaactcCATGCTCATGAACGGTGTTTCAGTGAAGGAAGAACGGAACTACAACATGGTGAGTAGTACTGCAGTAGAGCCATTGATGATGAATAATAATATTCCAAGAACAACCCTAGGCTATGATGGAGTTGGAGTTGGACACATTCCTCAATTGGATCTGTGCAGCTCTTTGTGGAGaagcaataataataacaatcaaGATCATCAACCTGCAGCAGCTGCTACTTCCTTTCTACTTTCTGAACAACACCAAACCAGTAGCAATGGAATTCAACAACTTTATCACAAACTCAGGTCAACACCTAATAACTATGCCACTCACAATAATTCATCGCCAATCTTCATGCCAAACAtggctgcttcttcttcttcttcttctttatccACCATTTTGGAATCATCTTCGGTTTCCACCGCTGAATTGGGCTGCTGGAATAATCCAACCCTTCCCTGGCTTTCTGATCTTCCTGCTGCAACCAATGGTGCATACCCTAATTAA